AAGTATTCTCATCTTATTAAAATATCATGTTCAAAACTTCAGCACAATAGACAACAAAAGACAAAAAATGCGCTCTCTCGCTAGGGAGAAAGCACATTCCTTATTTCATCGCAATGGAACCGTTTACAAACGTAAATTGTCCCATTTTTTTGTATTTTTCATATCGCTGTTCAACAAGCTCTTCTTCTGACATTTTTTGGAGGTCGGCGAGTGATTGCTGCAAAACAGCATCGATGCGCCTTGCCTGTTCAGCGGAATCATGATGGGCGCCGCCTTTAACTTCTTCGATCACTTCGTCGATTACACCAAGTTTCTTTAGATCAGGAGCTGTAATTTTCATAGACTCTGCAGCCAATTTTGCTTTTGTAGAATCTTTCCAAAGGATTGAAGCGGCTCCTTCTGGAGAAATAACGGAGTACCAGGAGTTTTCCAGCATATGAACGTGATTCCCTACTCCAAGGGCTAAGGCCCCGCCGCTGGCTCCTTCACCGATGATGATGCAGATGATCGGTACAGTAAGCCCTGCCATCTCTATAAGGTTCCTTGCGATCGCTTCGCTCTGTCCTCTTTCTTCAGCCGACTTCCCGGGAAATGCTCCTTTCGTATCAAGAAGGCAAATGACCGGGCGGGAAAACTTTTCAGCCTGTTTCATCAATCGAAGAGCTTTGCGGTAACCTTCCGGATGCGGCATCCCAAAGTTTCTTCGGATGTTTTCTTTCGTATCTCTTCCGCGCTGCTGTCCGATCACCGTTACCGGCTGGCCATGGAACATTCCGATACCGCCGACAATGGCTTCATCTTCACCAAACAGACGGTCCCC
This genomic stretch from Fictibacillus marinisediminis harbors:
- a CDS encoding acetyl-CoA carboxylase carboxyltransferase subunit alpha, with protein sequence MVGELEFERPITELKKKIAELKSFMQEKGIDLTDEISSLEERLSALQNDTYENMTPWDRVLVARHPERPTTLDYIPSLFTDFIELHGDRLFGEDEAIVGGIGMFHGQPVTVIGQQRGRDTKENIRRNFGMPHPEGYRKALRLMKQAEKFSRPVICLLDTKGAFPGKSAEERGQSEAIARNLIEMAGLTVPIICIIIGEGASGGALALGVGNHVHMLENSWYSVISPEGAASILWKDSTKAKLAAESMKITAPDLKKLGVIDEVIEEVKGGAHHDSAEQARRIDAVLQQSLADLQKMSEEELVEQRYEKYKKMGQFTFVNGSIAMK